From the genome of Plectropomus leopardus isolate mb chromosome 4, YSFRI_Pleo_2.0, whole genome shotgun sequence:
gtctctgtctctcctgctcagtgtaAGTTGGACTACCAGGCGTGCATCACAGGAAAGAAGATCGCCGTGAAGTGTTCTGGCATGTGTCCTTGCCCCTCCCAGCCCGAGCAGAGCTCTGCAGAGAAGAAAGGTACACAGTTCTGCATGCATGAATGCACACTACAGGCTGGGGTATTTTACAGGAGAACCAGTAAATTCTCCTCAattaaaaagtctgctgtgGTGTCCGAGCATCCTTCCTGACAAGCTAAAGCTTTACTGCACTGATACATTGAAGGCTGTGTACACTGAAGCCCTCGAAGTCTCATTGCAGTTGTGTTATTTCATCTCCATCTGGGAGTAGggaataagtgtttttttacattggGACAACTGGGACATCTTCCCACTTCTTTTTGAAGTGGCCGATTTTGTCtgcatcactttttaaaagcataatttgCAAACAGCACCAAGAAATGTAagctaacaaaataaaacactgtgaaaaaggtttgtttgcacaaaaagaaaacatgatgttAATATAGAAGACACAGATTGTACAGTGTCAAAAAAGTAAGGAAAGTTGAtcacaggaaaataaatattagaaaGCAACACAGAATGTCTGAGAGTCTTACTGCAATATAATGCATTAATTAAAGAATAATAGATTTTCTTCTATATAAATTAACTTCAACCATAAATTTGTGCATagaaaatcaccagaatgcaggaaacaaagtgtttgatgctcaaaatgttGGGTGGGGGGACCCTCAGACCCTACATCTGTTGTGTGTGCTCCAATAAGCTATGCCCTCATAGCCTAGGTTATTTGATgctactttttttccctaaccACTGTAATTATCTACTCTGACCTCATGCTGATCCCCACAATACATATGCAGTATGAAAAATTATGTATGTTAAAgatcattttatatttgaagGAAAACAATGGGATGAATCATATTTAAATCAAGAAGACAAGGACAGTATCTTAAAAGACagcaaataaatttaaaacagcTATTGTattaatactaaaataaacCCACCCCATCCCCTccctcaaaaaaataaaaataaaaaaataaaaaaataaataaaaacaatcaagcaACACGTGATTTTAGGGCAACGGTGTCAGTGCTTACTTTTACTCATATTTGCTGCTGCCTTGAGAGAGGTACAAGGCTAGAACAGCCATTAGTTCCCTCAGCCAGGTTTAAAACTGGGGAGATGAGTCAAATTTCCAGAGTCTCAACATACATGTTTTGGTAATTAACATGCCATACACCAAAACTGTGTGAGCATTATGATCCAGCTGTTCCAGTGTTGTGGAATGTCCAAGTAGTGGGTCAggatttaaagtatttaaagtaaagcGTAGAATACCATTGAAACAAAAGAcaccaaaaataatataaattataacACGTCCAGAAGTAGTGAGCAAGTGTCCCCTCAGCTGCCTTTGCATAAAGGGGATAGATAAGGAATATAAgagtaaaaatgataaataagaaaataaataagaacgCAGCCTATGTGTAACTTTGATTTGAATTAGCTGCACCATAGAGTTAATAGAACAAGATTCTATTCTTAAagatctttttaaatttagggTTAGAGTTAgggtgtttggtttttttgtttttttattttttttattcatcttagCCCTTGTCCCCATCATTTTTCAATGCACAGTGACATCCTTAAGTAGGGGACAATAAAgcatcattttatcattatgAATCGTGGGTGTTGTTGTTCCTCAGTGTGCAGTGAGTCGGACCTGAAGGAGGTGGTGAGCCGTCTGAGGGACTGGTTCAGAGTGCTGCATGAGAACGGCAACCACAAGAGAGTCAAGATCCAGAAGCCGGAGAAGAACAGTGAGTCACGTGGGATTACAAAagcagaagaaagagaaaaaactcaacattttgTCATGTGTTATCACACTGATACACTGAGATACCTGACTGCATCTACCCTCtcttatttttaaccttttcccCGCAGAGTTCGAGGTCGGGGCGTCACCTATCTGTAAGGACCCTCTTGGCTGGATGTTCTCCCGGCTGGACACTAACTTTGACGTCCAGCTGGACCAATCAGAGATTAAGAGCCTCTACCTGGACAGGAACGAGCCGTGCTCTGACGCCTTCTTCAAATCCTGCGATACACGTGCTGACCAAGTGATCACCAGCTCTGAGTGGTGCACATGCTTCCAGAGGTACACAGGTACGTACGTTTTTTTgcatacactcacacaaatacaaacactaagAGTGCATTCACACCTGAATATTCGCACAAACACAGTTTAGCTTCAATCTCTGTATCTCACAATGTAAGATATCTGATTTTATACAAATCATTTTCATAGTTTTCATATATAACAAGTAAAAGGAAtatgaaacatgagcaaagcCATAAGTTAGCCAAACCTTCTTTGGAggacaaaacaaatttaaagagacaaatttaacaaatttaacTGTCAGTTGTAAACATCCATCACAACAGACTGACTTTAAGTTTAATCTCTAACCTACTTTACGTATCctagttttttttgtgcacaatcTGCCTGAGTAAAGAGGGATTATTATCAACATTTTGGacacaatttcagttttaacTTAAATAAAGTGGTTTTGAAAGGCATTTTGTTTTGGCATTAATGTTGGCTTGTTTACAACCTGTCTCATCATATGTGTCCATAAGCCCTTCAAACCtggttttagtgatttttatgcctctgtgctggtAAAAGCCGTAGCCACTGGCTTTAAGTTTTTAGgttgtccatccgtccatccatctgtACATCCATCCGTCTATATGTCTGTAAATAAttctgtccatcccattctcatgaatgcaatatctcaagaaggctttgagggaatttctttaaatttggcacaaatggcAACTTGGATGCAACAATGAAATGATTACACTTTGGTGGTCATAGaacaaaggtcaaggtcacggttgACCttgtctttcttattttttgtgaacatgatatcacAGGAACATAATGACCTGATTCGAATTTGGTGgtccaaaggtcaaggtcactgtgaccttgcatccgtctcattgtTGTGAACCCAGTAAcacaagaaggccttgagggagtttcctcaaatttggcacaaacgtccatttggactcaaggatcAACTGAAAATTgtttaaggtcaaaggtcaaggtcactgtgacctcacaaaacatgtttctggctTCAACTCAGGAGTTCGTATGCCACTaaattttccacaaatgtgTAATAAGATATAATGATGAGGTTCTGAAATTTTTATACccaagaggtcagaggtcaactgtgacatcataatgttctgcaaaaacacttttttggccatcACCCAACATCacatctcaggaacagaaggaaagacatttggtcaaatactgaattggtgacactaatattgggtgcccaccttgatgattgtagagatcttctgtgctgccgagggaaagatgtgtgtgaagcattcatattttcacagacatggaaaCTGTAAACGCAACTCGAGCGGTGCAccaaggcattcgaccgtgaggcagtaattctagttgtACGTTTGCAGTTACATTTGTGAGGGCATTGATAACATTACCTCGTAGGAATGATGGCCAAAACtctgaaaacaagacaaacaaatcagaacttttctttcatttctaaGCTAACCCCTACAGACGTAGAAATAATAGACACCTTTTTCAATCAAAATGGCATATTCTTCCTTGGCATATACAGAATACATCACTGAACTCTGTATAATACAGTGACAGTGCATTAGAATGCCATTGTATGAGACAATTAGGAGTTCTTTTGGtcataaagaaaaagtatttacaGATGAGTCACCAGAATTGCACTTGTAAAAGCAAAGACGGATAACTAAACATCACGACGAAAGCAAAAAGTCCACAAAGGCAAAGTTCACCCAAACAGATGCATTCCCAGAAAAGCAGACCGCTGCAGTTTGTTACCAGCCTCCCTTGTCTCTCCTTTTCAGACTCCCCTTGTAAAGCAGAGCTGTCCAGTATCAACAAAAAGCAAGCGGGGAAGAAACTGCttggtgagacacacacactcacacacactcaaaagtGCAAATGCACAAAACGTGTGTTAATCCTAACTCTTAATGCgcgtctgtgtgttttggcttGCATGTATAGGCCAGTACCTGCCGTCCTGTGATGAAGACGGTTTCTACAGGTCCCACCAGtgccacagcagcagcggcCAGTGCTGGTGTGTGGATCGCTATGGCAACGAGGTGGCCGGCTCACGCACCCATGGCTCTGCAAACTGTGGTAAGCAAAACTCTAGGGAGGGAGTGTCATGTTTCGGTGTTTGAGGAAGAGAACAAAGACATTTGCAGTTGAGGCATCATGGAGGAAATAGTTAATAGATATTTGTGTCAATCATAGCCTAGACAAGCTCAAAACCATTACACAAATTAAACTTATCATCTGATTGCTTCGAGGCACTTTTATTGCAAccaaatgtcaaacaaaacatttttagacaaCCAAAGTGTCACTTTTAACTTTCATGAATTGAAAACACGCTAAAAATAATGATTGATGTAGCTATGCCTATACTCTACATCACTTTGAGcgttaataacatttaaacaagtgaattatgtaaaaatgtatccCCAATACAGTTTGCATTTCCTAAGATAGCAAAGCAAAGACCTGCCCTACTCTCCCTTAATTTGCCTCTGGTTGTCTTACCCAGACATTCTTACCATAATCCAAACCAGTATCATTTCTCTAAACCTAGCCAATCCGACCACCAAAAGCAACGTTTAGTAGCAAATCAGAGGGAGAGTGGCGCAGCTCATTCCTCCACTGTCCTAGGAAACACAAACTCacgtacagttgtcatgaatgttgaaattagctacagtGACCAAAACCGTTTTTTGCATGAGactgtaaacattttaacagggggtctgatgctgttttttgagccAGCCCCTAGTGGTCATTAGAGGGCCTGCAGTCTTTGGTTCTTCCGCATTAGCTTCCTTTTACAGCCTCAGAGGTTGGTGTCAACAcacagttttctgttttgtaatgcaTAAAATCAGTGAATTTGTATTTCTATCATACACTTAGTGCTTAGTCTGCAACGGTGTTTTGGTGGGTGGAGCGtgtcaagtggcatccacatgaattcCAGGACacaaggtttcccagcagaacatttcattgtaacaagatgatcaatGATATTCACTTTATCAgccagtggttttaatgttttgcctGATCggtgtattattgttattggaATGGATTGACATTTTGCTTGCTTGCCAAGAGTTGGATAacaagattgataccactctctaTTACTTCACTTTGAAGCTACTGCTGCCAGCCGACTAGTTTATCTTAGCATAAAGACCGCAAACAGGAAGCCTAAATTTCTCAAgggtaacaaaatccacctgaCAAACTGAGAAATATCATGTTATATGTATAatttctaaaaacacagaagtgtATGAACAAGTCATGATTTAACAAAAGTTATGTGCTCAGTGTACTTGTTTACCTCTAGAGCCTTGACCTGGGAGTTTTACAGGTTAGGTTGCTTTATGCCAAGCTAAGCTAATTTAAAGTATATACTGACCGTGTGGACATGAAAATGGTGTCAATTTTCTGTTATTAGTATCTATTATTTACTGAAACAACCCCTATAATcgtaacattttgtttattctcCATCTCCAGGCGTGATTTTGGAGTCTTCTGGAGACCTCGGCAGCGGAGACTCGCTGTTCTCTGATGATGACGAAGATTCCTTCGTCCTTGATGACCAGGCGGGTATGGACGACGAGGacgatgaggatgatgatgacgacaACGATGAATACCTGTCGtaatcttttcaaaaaaaacaaaacatcacaaaaaaaagaaaaaagagaaaactgttTGTTTGGTCAAACTGCACGTTTCTAGGTGACTTCCCAGGCAGATACTTAATCGTACTAACAGCCTATGGACTACTCTCTGTGTATTGTTTGTTCatacgttaaaaaaaaagaaagaaaaaatattcctGGCAAACGTTTAtgatttctcttcctctctaagtaaaaaaatatgattgGTTAATGGCACTTGTTCACTTGTGTGTCAGCCAACCAGAGAACATGACAAGGACTAACCAACAACCAATCCAGTGCTTTGGATTCGGTCACGTTGTGCAAAGACCTCTCCCTTCATTGGACAGTCCATGTCTTCTAGTGTGTCCTGTCCTTGTGCAGCACTCTGATGCCTGAGTGTGTTGATGCCTGAGGCGCAATGTTAAAGAGATTTCCCTCCTCTTCATTCCTTCATCCTCTCTTCCCCCCACCCGTTTACTCCTTATCAAATGTTCCTGTGTATAGGTGGGATGTCGATGATGTAGATAAGAGAATATTGCACTCTTTAGGTTTCTTTTGATCTTGATTTGTAACTGTGACTGTAACTGTGTGGAAAAACAAGATAAGAGTTATACATGCTTCATTAGGAGAATTAaggcaacaacaacaccaacaacaacaaaaaaaaaacaacagttggaTAACAATCAGAACCGACATGCTAGCTGttttcacagagacacaaatcaaGTCAAATCATCTCAAAGGCTCAGCAAAGACAAATTACTGCTTGGCCAgtggtgttgggggggggggtattattatctatttttctAATCCATTGTTGGACGAATACAGAAGATGAAACAGATTTGTCGTAGCATGTCTAATACTGCGTGATGTCGTTTCAGTCTGTAGAACCAGAGGCTAAACCTTTGTGGAACTCAAAAACATAATGGAGCTGGAGGGTGAAAAATCCCCTCAAGCGTGTACAGATGCACTTGCATAGTTCGAAACTGCTCGAGCCGCAAACTctgtgtgataaaaaaaaaaatgtttactgacCTTTCATATGTCAGTGAGCTCAAAGAAAACCTCATCGCagttgatgttttaaaattttcagaTGTTGAGTCTTAATGTGATTTGAGCACACAGCGTAACAGAATAAATCTCTTGCACAGTAATAAAACCACAGAGCCATGCAGACCTGTTGAAAATGTCTGGCAGGAGATAAAGGGTAAGGTGTGCCTTTTACCGCTGAGGACAGATGGTGGGGATGGTGTGAGGAGCATGCTCACTGGACCGACTTAAGCTTGTCATTACACTGCATAAGAGTGGCTTTACTGTCAAGCTCGGTTTGGGTTTTGGTATGGCTTGTGTTTCGGGTCTCTCTTATGATGGTGTTAACATAGGCCATATTTCAGATCTTTTGATTTGTTACATAGGATAGCTAGAATGTAGAGAAGCACAGATATACTTAGCAGTTAAGGCATTAAGAACACTTAGATTCAGCtggatttgaaaatgttttatatattagtACACTGGCTAGAGGAAGCTTTGGTTTAGACAgctttatatataatatatatatttaaaaaagattatcaTCTTACAgtgttttgcttttactttgtttcaaaaGCTTGATTTGTACCTAACCAC
Proteins encoded in this window:
- the spock3 gene encoding testican-3 isoform X2, which produces MLSVALLCVCAVALGHVSARSDSGNFLDDKWLAGRWDKFRDEPGTWTPSKPFDQGLDPAKDPCLKIKCSRHKVCVAEDYKTATCVSQRRVSFKDASLYQSPGSKCKPCPVVHPAPVCGTDGHSYSTKCKLDYQACITGKKIAVKCSGMCPCPSQPEQSSAEKKVCSESDLKEVVSRLRDWFRVLHENGNHKRVKIQKPEKNKFEVGASPICKDPLGWMFSRLDTNFDVQLDQSEIKSLYLDRNEPCSDAFFKSCDTRADQVITSSEWCTCFQRYTDSPCKAELSSINKKQAGKKLLGQYLPSCDEDGFYRSHQCHSSSGQCWCVDRYGNEVAGSRTHGSANCGVILESSGDLGSGDSLFSDDDEDSFVLDDQAGMDDEDDEDDDDDNDEYLS
- the spock3 gene encoding testican-3 isoform X1; protein product: MLSVALLCVCAVALGHVSARSDSGNFLDDKWLAGRWDKFRDEVEEPGTWTPSKPFDQGLDPAKDPCLKIKCSRHKVCVAEDYKTATCVSQRRVSFKDASLYQSPGSKCKPCPVVHPAPVCGTDGHSYSTKCKLDYQACITGKKIAVKCSGMCPCPSQPEQSSAEKKVCSESDLKEVVSRLRDWFRVLHENGNHKRVKIQKPEKNKFEVGASPICKDPLGWMFSRLDTNFDVQLDQSEIKSLYLDRNEPCSDAFFKSCDTRADQVITSSEWCTCFQRYTDSPCKAELSSINKKQAGKKLLGQYLPSCDEDGFYRSHQCHSSSGQCWCVDRYGNEVAGSRTHGSANCGVILESSGDLGSGDSLFSDDDEDSFVLDDQAGMDDEDDEDDDDDNDEYLS